CAGATAGTCGATAAGATTGATCTCGTCTTCGTATGGCGGGTAGTTCTGGGGATATTGTTGCTGATTGGATTCCTGGTTAGTCATTGTTTGTCTCCGGCATAATATAGGATTAAAGGATTATGGGATTAAGGGATTAAAAACCCTGGATTAGGGATTAAAGAAAACGTTTAAGTGATTTGATGAGTGCATTTAGCATACGGCTTGCTGATTCATATTTTGATTCGAGAATTTCATGATCTTTTTCACTCAAATATCCCAATTCCATTGAAAGCAATAAAAAATATCGAACTTCTTCTAAAGACCCCCTTGCGTTATACAAAAACTGTAAGTACTCTCTCGTAGTTTGTCGAGACTGGCCTTCAACTATGTTT
This DNA window, taken from Anaerolineae bacterium, encodes the following:
- a CDS encoding four helix bundle protein, whose protein sequence is MGTHWRELKVWQKTHGLVIDIYKVTSNFPGTEIYGLVNQLKRAAYSVPVNIVEGQSRQTTREYLQFLYNARGSLEEVRYFLLLSMELGYLSEKDHEILESKYESASRMLNALIKSLKRFL